Within Paroedura picta isolate Pp20150507F chromosome 13, Ppicta_v3.0, whole genome shotgun sequence, the genomic segment TGGAGAGCCAAGTTCCCAATGTCTGCGACTGGGAGGACCGAGTACCCCGGGGGGGAAGAAGTTCTTTCAGGGCAACTTTCACCCTCTTGCATCCAGGTCTTGGCGTAACCATATCTTGGGCTCCTTGTCTTGGATGACCTTCTCCCACCGCTATATCTCCCATGGCTCCCAATGCTCAGGATCACCCTAAGCAATTAATAGGTTTGTATGCCTGCCCCCCTCCTTGCATTGCCAAAATTCTAAGCCTAGTCAAATTAGGCTGCATTAAGACCTAGCCTACAACCTAATTTCCCTCAATAATAAAAGTTATCCAaaccagtatttatttatttattcactatcTCGGGGCAGTGGGATAGGTACATGGAACATGTGGAACAATATGCACAAGATGTAAACAGCAGCACCACAATCATAAGCACTTGAAGGGGATAATACCAGTAGGGATGTTCTAgatcaacaaaatcagagtccaatagcacctttaagaccaacaaagatttattccaggcgtgagctttcgagtgcaagcactctttctcagtgaccactcaaaagctcacgccttgaataaatctttgttggtcttaaaggtgctactggactctaattttgatGTTCTAGATGTCAAGGATAGGTTGTGGGGAGGTCCCTTAACCCACTGGCCATCCCTTCCCCCTTAGTCCCCCATCTGGTCCCTATTGGTAGTTAAGTCCTCTGATCTTTCTATGAGATTCTCTGATACCGTCCCCTCTCTCGAGACCCCTCTGTCTCATCCTGCCTGCCCCTGTCTCTGCCCTTCTCTCGAGACCCCTCTCCTCTCcgatccttctctttcctcttcccttcaGGTCTTTCCCTTTTATCCTGCCAGCCCCTCTCCTGAGGCCTCTCTCTCCCACGCTCGTACTTGAATTCTTGTTCTTGCTCTACCCAGCTGGCATGTTTGTGTCCAGATGAGCTCAATGTCTGCTGGTTTGCGTCAGCATATCGTTCGTAGCCTGGATCTTCCTTCTCCACTTTGATCTTGGTTTTAGCAGGAGGTCCATCTGTGGGCAGCTCCTCTTTCACACGTTTCCgatgctctttcttttctttttttttcttcttgcttttttctttagaagagaaaaaaacataTTGATACCTAAAAGTCTTCTGGAGATATCCAATTCACTCCACCCCGAGAACGCTGCTTCCCAGCCTTTCAGCCCCCAACAATTTCCCAAGACAGGGGAAATGTATTTATTGAGTATATTCTGACCTTTACCAATAAGTGTACATTGTAATAACAGCCATTAAATGCTATCAGTGAGGGACTGTCTCGCAGGAGAGCAGAAAATCCTTTCTGCATTGCACTCTGATCCAGCTGAacacccacctccctccagcTTCCAACTGCCACCATCAGAGAAAGGCCAGGAAGCAATAAGGTTTCTCTCTACCACGCCTGAATTCAGCTCCCTACTGGTAATTCCCTTCCTTAAGGAATACTGCATTGAATTTTGCCATCCGCATTACATTTTCAGACTTGTGAGCTTGTTTGTGAGCCAACTTTGGGCTGGAAAGCAGGGTAAATTCATTTTAACCTTTTGTATGTAAGTAGCCTTAAAAACCAGGAGACACCATTCcagatcctcctcctccagctccttctCCAAGCCAACAGTACTAATAAGCCTCCCTAAACAACCACGCCTCCCCTTAGCCAAGCAAACGGTTCAGTCAACCAGGGCTGGAGGCTGGTGACACAGTTTCACATTTGCCAGCATGCCCTGCCAGTCTTGGCCTACAGTTCTGCCTCTTTCCATGTGGGGCTAATTCCTACTTCCTTACAGAATTGGGCATGGTCCACATCATTCCCAGGGATGTCACAAATCAGGCTTTCAGTTGCCCCGTGGCAAGGGAGTATGGATAAATCTGTGTTCCGTTTTTGCCCAGGGATCCATCAGTGTTTAAGTCAGGACTGGGCTGTATGGAGGAGGACAATCCGGCCTGTCCCTTctcgccctcgcacccacctccctccaccccaatCATCACTTCCTGGGCGGTTACCTTTCTTGTGCTTCTTTGCTTCCACCTCGTCTTCTGAGGATTCAGGTGAGCTGGGGGGAGGTGTTTTGATGCCACATCCTTTTTCCCGGAGGGCTTTGGTTATATCATCAATATCCTCAGAGTCTTTGGGAGGGCGATAGTTAGCCACATGGTCCACACGAATTGTCCTTCCTTTAATCTGTCAACAAAGATCAGGAGTTATGGGAGAATCTCACACACCAGCTAAATGCTCCATCAGATGCCAAACAGCTTTGAGACCCAGAGAATTACCTTATAATGAATCATGACCaaggtccatcaaagtcagtactgtctagtcAGACTGGCAGCTCCTCTCTAGcctttcaggcagaggtctttcatagcaccttctatctgatcctttttaactagagatgtcaggAATGGAATCTAGAACTTCTACATGTCAAGCAGGtgctctttatttattattatcccgccactcccagcacagctggctcacagcggttcacaaaatATCAAGATACCCAACATGTCAAGTCATTGGTGATGGTATTAATTATGATGACTAAAAGCTGGGTAAAACGGGCAGATTGCAAAATGGTTCTGGACAAGTCTAGTACCCGATcctgagccagggggagggagggacccgTTCTTATAAACCCAGCCTCAATccaatgcctggtgaaagagctccattttgcaggccctttgggacATCAAGAGGTCCGtttgggcccacagctcttcaaggaactcattccaccaggtaagggacaggactgaaaatgccctggccctagttgaggccaggcatgacTTCCAGTGCCCCAGAACtgccaacaaattcatacccacagagcaaagagccctgcagggggcataagataGGTGATCctacaggtaggcaggacccaagccacatatagccgTAAAGGTCAacacttgacccggaaacagattggcaaccagtgcagttgtttcagaTCCTCACAGCACATCCCTACACCACATAAAGCCTTTTACTGAAATGTTTTACCAAGCTTTGCTCTGGAAGAGGTCTATAGTTCACTAGTAGTATAATGCTTGGAATGCAAAAGGTTTTAGATTTAGTCTCCAGTTGAAAAGGAAGGAGGTAATTTAATGTAGCAGGAATATGGGGTTACCGCCAGTCCAAACAgaatcagttattagtattaatcttacagttatttatatgttatggattatttcttgttttgtttctaagttttatgaaaactgccctgagcatccggggagggcggtatataaatatatataataaataaaataaataaagtactgGGCCAGAGGAAGCCACGGTCTGACTCATTCAAGGTGGCTTCATAATCCTGGCAAGTTCCTCCAACATCAAACACCGCCTTGAGATGTCACtgtgaggggcaggatataaagtGAATACATAAAATAGAGACATTAAAGTTTCTTGGGCAGCAGGTGTTCTCAAAGCCCATGCAGGGCTTTTGCCACTCAGAACAGACAACACTAAGCTAAGTGGGCCAACGATTCACCTGTCAATATGAGAGCTTTATGTATCCTGTAGTTTCCTAACAGGAGACAGGGCCCTTAAGACATGCTGCTTCTGCTCCGCTTCAAGCCTTGAAGCATTGCCATAGAGATAGCAGCCATTCTGGAGATAAATCTGCTttagcaaaattaaaatgcagTGGCAACTGAAAAGAGCAGTAAGAACTTATTcctgtaagacaggggtagtcaaactgcagccctcaaactgcgaatgctggtaggggcttgtgggaattgtagtccatggacatctggagggccgcagtttgactacccctgctgtaagaacTATTCCAACTTTCCTGAATCACATAAATCTGATAAAGTGAAGAGCTGACTCAAAATCCTATGCTGGTATATATTTTATGGTGCCACTGGGATTTCCATTTTAACATTTCTCCTCAGGAAGTACATGTCTCTTATACTGCCTGAAACCAGCAGGGAATCAAGGTAGAACTCACTTACACTGGCCTTTTTCTACCAACCATACCTTTATCCCATTAAAGTTGTCCACGGCAAGAATGGTGCTTCGCTGATCTTCATAGCAAATAAAGCAAAAGCCTTTGGATTTCCCTGTCTTCTTATCACGCACCAGGTTAATGTTCACTATTTCTCCATACCTGAAGGGGAAGTCAAGCAGGTTAATGTCTTCTCACCagaaactttcaataaaacatttcaaatgtGTCTGCAACACTTCACATGAAGCAGTTCCCCAGAGCAGGTAGCTGAGAAGAACACAATTCTACTTTTTAATTGGGACTATTAATATAAAAGCATTGTAATACTGGATTAGGCCAAAGGTTAATCTAACCCCACACCCTGTTTCCAGTTGTGACCAGCATTCATAAACAAAATGTGGTAATgacctcttctttttatttcattaatttgcatcccacctttctcccaaatggggacccaaagtgatttATATCACTCTCCACTCTTCTCTTTTAgatacctctgcatagcaacccaggacttccttagCGGCCTCCAATTCCAACAGTAACCAAGGCTAgccttgtttagcttccaagacttAATTTGGTTAGAGGTGAAGTAAAATAATGTAACAATATTGAATAGTGTAACCCTAtattgtaacacaataaaatcagaggccagtagcacctttaagaccaacaaagatttattcaaggcatgaacttttgagtgcaagcactattCCTCATAACCTATATTATAATGTAAAAGATATaaaatgtttgtgttttgttAATTTTCATGCAATCTGTTTCTTAACTgatctatattttttaaaaatcaacacaatatcaagctagcctgggccacccaggtgagGGCAAGAAGGTCTACTTACTGTGAGAATACACAGATAATGTCTCCTTCAGTCAGCTCATATGGCAAACCCCCTGGAAGAAAAGAGCAGAGTCCAATCAACATACTTTCAACACATGCTGACCCACCATTGTAGCAGGGGCTGGCCACCCAACACCACTGCCTGACACATACCCACAAACACCCATGCGCTATCACGGTATTCAGCGTGCCAGGAGACTTTCTCTTGCACATCCAGCTGGGCTTCACGTTCGTTCAGCTCATTGATCAACTTCACTTTGGTCAGTGGgctaaagaagaaacagaaaacaccCATTTCAGGCACCTTCCCAGCACCTCCCCACAGGTCCCCCTTCTAAATAAAACTCCTGGGGTCTCAAGCCTCCATAGAAGGCATGCGCTCCGTTCAGAGCCCAGAATCCCAACCTTAGTccatggcaggggtggtcaaactgtggccctccagatgttcatggactacaattcccatgagcccctgccagcatttgtcccatagagcaggggtagtcaacctgtggtcttccagatgttcatggaccacaattctcatgagcccctgccagcaaacgctggcaggggctcataggaattgtagcccatggacatctagagggccagtttgaccacccctggtccacGGGCACAAACCTATGGCACGGGAAGGCGCTCTGCACACCCTCAGAAGCACTCTCCACGTGCAGACTGGGCACGCGCCCCAAAACTCAGATTCCCGCACTTCCTCCATGCCTCACCCACCGTCACCCCCTCCCACAATTTACTTCATGTCGCCGGCCACCGACTTCACTCGTCGCTATGCGCATGCCCCACAGGAACCAACGAGCGAACGTGAAGAGGCCACGCCTTTCTCCAGAAGACTGGCCAATCCAATCCCCGCTTTCTCCAGCCTCTACTCTCACCCCGTAAAAATCTGCGTCTGATTAATAATGGCGTTCCGGCTGAAACGCGACCAGCCGTTGGTGGCGGGTCACGAGAGACCACGCATGCTCACCGGCGTTTGGAGCCTCCCGCCCGCCGTCCGTTTTCTGCCCTCGCGTGAAGGGAAGGCGCCGCAGCCGCGCTCGGATGTTGGCAAAGGGAGTGGAAGGAGACTCGGGAGACGGTGCAGTTAGAAAGGCCGGAAAGAAAAAGCCCGTATGTTTAATTTTACTCGGACGAATCTGGACCGAGGGAGCAGAATATCCCGGACTCTGCCTTCTGTGCAAGCGtgggcagatgtccatggactacaagtcccatgagcccctgccagggaaggctggcaagggctcatgggtcttgtagtccatggacatctggagggccgcagtttgcccacccctgtgttAAAGCCTCTACTCCCCAAAGGACTCCGACCAGCTTTCCCCACGGGGGGAGGGAGTTAATATATTTGGCCAAAGAAGGTATGCGTATATTTATTCCATCCTGTCTGGACTCAATCTTTGCAGGTTTCCTGCGTTTTGAGGGCTCTCACGGCTGGGTGGGTTGGTGAGGGTCATCTAGGCTTTGCCCTGCTCTACCTCGCTTTCAACAAGGTAGTTGTCAGGATACCTTTCTTACTTGAAAAAGTTtagtcttttgcaccaagtcgAAGTGTTGTGCTTTAAGCAACTGCAGGGACTTGAGAATTGTATGTTTTTAAGCCTTGTCTGATGAACAAATCAAAACAGAGACTTTTTCCGGAAACTtactttttgctttttatttatttttatttttacaagaTTTATCAGAATAAATTTAGactgccaggcagaggacttggatgaatTGCTCCTTGACCAGATTACAATATTCCCAGAGAGACAGGGCCTAGGGTGGCTCCATAGCTTTCAaaataattgaataataaaaaggactcatttaggaaatggaaataTGGTgaggcttcccttcccttgcccTCACCTTGCAGTTGCACTCTGCAGGCGGTGGGGTGAGCGTGCAAGGGCCTTGGGGCTGTCAGTCCTCAGCTTGGTTGCCGCCGCCTCACTTCTATTGCTACTGTTGGCattgccctgctgctgctgcagcctgaGCACCACCAGTGCTGGCCGCATGGAACGGCGGGCTGGGCAGGGCGGTGTGCACTGAACGGACCGGCCCAATCCAGGCGTGCTCAGTTTTGCTGGCCGCAGCTGGCTCTTCCCAATTATTagagagccactaatggttaagataaGCCTTGTTCAACATTTAAACTTTGAAACTGCATTGTGTTTAATTGCATAATCAGCTTTGAGTCTCAGGGTGGAGACAGACCATTGATGAAGTCAATGGATAAAATTAGTTCCAGGCTCATTCTGTTCCTACAATGTTGCCAGTTGTCATGGGGAAGGAGAAAGTAGCAAAGTGGGAGCAAAAGCAGCCAGCCCCAAAGATATTACTAATTACTTTTCAATTAACATGAAGCTCCCAATCATTTCTAAACCTTCAGTTCTTCCAGAGGAACAATGACTACACCAGGTTGACCCTGTTTCTGGTCTGCTGTACCAGCACCAAAAGTTACAGGAGTCTTTCCTGAAATTACAAAAAGATACCCTCTTCTTTTCCTCATGTGGGCAACTGGTCTGATCTATTTGACTAAAGACTGATCCATTAGACCTAAAGACCAGGCTAATTTTACATACTTATTTCAACACTCTCAGTAGTTATCAAGGTCAGGTCCGAAACTGAATCTAGAATTCCTCTGCAACAGGAGGAATGTAGAATAAGGAGCAGCCTCTAAATGGGAGAGAAGGTTTCAGTTTTCTTCAAGCTGGCAGAAAATCTTACTTGGAAGAACCACACTGGCCTTGCACAACACCAGTAACTCCGTTACCTGCTAGCTAATTCATCCTCCAAGAATAGATCTGTATGCTACTGGAACAAAATGGGAGCCAGATCCCCAGGGGTGGATCCCTGCTCAGTTCCTGTGACCTCTGTAGAAAGATTTATGTGGAACTGTTAAATGTCAAGGGTGTCTTCCTATGCTCATCTCCCCGCTTCCTTCAGTTGACTCCAGTAAGAAAAGGAATGGTATTAATAATCCAATCTACATTATTTCCTTCTCAGAGGTGACCCAAGGGAGTTTGGTGCTTGAGCAGGAAGCTCCAAATTGCATTCCAACCCCACTCTAGATAAGGAACATCTAAGAAACTAACAGCTTCATGCCTCAAAATCCATTAATTGCAGTGGCACCTCCCCTTGTCCTTACatactttattttttaattcatgAAATTTAAATACCACCCCTCACCGTGATATCTCAGGGATGGTTTACATAGAACCAGTGGGAAGTGGGAAAGGTACATTGAAACATTTGGAATGGGATGAATGAGCAAAAGATATAACAGTTATAACAACACTTGGGTAATCAAAACCAAGCATACGTCTAAGGGCCCAATCTGGCTTCAGCGCCCAttagtcaatggcgccattgactataatgggaatttcagcttttcccatgaaaagtCTGTCccgtaggacaggggtagtcaacctgtggtcctccagatgtccatggactacaattctcatgagcacctgccagcaaatgctggcaagggctcatgggaattgtagtccatggacatctggaggaccacaggttgactacccctgccgtaggatATATTGAAGCGGATagggcatcctctttgggagaCCATAGAAGTGAACCCTTTGGACCaataattttgaaatttggaggggcatCAGGGTAGAGCCTCCCAGAGATACCctaaaagtttggaggctgtaactgaacactcccccagccccaagaaaggcggaaaagctgaaattcccattatagtcaatggtgccattgactttaatgggcaccaGGGCCGAATTGGGCCTTAGTGCACAAGCCTAAAACCAACCAAACAATAATGCTTAGGCACATACTGAGTGTCAAGACCAAGCTGTAGGGGACCAGGCTGTACGGGAGGTCCCTGTCACTGAGCTCACCTAAAAGCCTGGTGGGAGTGTTGTATAACCGCTTGTTTCCAGCCTGACTCAAAATGCAAACCTGCAAGGATAAAAGTTACACCCAAATCAGTTGTGAGCCATACAAATTTTTATTAACTTATCATTATCTTAGCGTGAGACCAGCAGGGCTCTGTTCGGTTTTGTACAGGAACAAAACCACCTGCACGACTTCATTATAAACGGTCAGAAGCGGAGACCTCACTCAGCAGTTCAGCAAGGACAGGAATTCTTGCCACTAGCCGCTGGCAAGAGCTGCTCTTTCCGGGCCTTCTCTTGTTGCCTCTCCATGTCCCGATAAAGCA encodes:
- the RBMX2 gene encoding RNA-binding motif protein, X-linked 2; protein product: MNPLTKVKLINELNEREAQLDVQEKVSWHAEYRDSAWVFVGGLPYELTEGDIICVFSQYGEIVNINLVRDKKTGKSKGFCFICYEDQRSTILAVDNFNGIKIKGRTIRVDHVANYRPPKDSEDIDDITKALREKGCGIKTPPPSSPESSEDEVEAKKHKKEKSKKKKKEKKEHRKRVKEELPTDGPPAKTKIKVEKEDPGYERYADANQQTLSSSGHKHASWVEQEQEFKYERGRERPQERGWQDKRERPEGKRKEKDRRGEGSREKGRDRGRQDETEGSRERGRYQRIS